From one Tachysurus vachellii isolate PV-2020 chromosome 23, HZAU_Pvac_v1, whole genome shotgun sequence genomic stretch:
- the ppip5k1a gene encoding inositol hexakisphosphate and diphosphoinositol-pentakisphosphate kinase 2 isoform X1: MSKPSSPGESQRGAPKFFVGCDEDESEGLDSYGSMRTDMELYEDDLEADSPPERQIVVGICCMMKKSKSKPMTQILERLCKFEYITVVIFPEDVILNEPVEKWPLCDCLISFHSKGFPLDKAVCYAKLRNPLLINDLNMQYYIQDRREVYRILQEEGIDLPRYAVLNRDPDKPDECNLVEGEDHVEVNGEIFPKPFVEKPVSAEDHNVYIYYPTSAGGGSQRLFRKIGSRSSVYSPESSVRKTGSYIYEEFMPTDGTDVKVYTVGPDYAHAEARKSPALDGKVERDSEGKEVRYPVMLTAMEKLVARKVCLAFKQTVCGFDLLRANGHSYVCDVNGFSFVKNSMKYYDDCAKILGNIVMRELAPQFHIPWSIPTEAEDIPIVPTTSGTMMELRCVIAVIRHGDRTPKQKMKMEVRNPMFFELFEKYGGYKTGKLKLKKPKQLQEVLDISRLLLSDLGQHSDCEIEEKKSKLEQLKTVLEMYGHFSGINRKVQLTYLPHGQPKTSSEEEADTRNEGPSLLLVLKWGGELTPAGRVQAEELGRAFRCMYPGGQGDYAGFPGCGLLRLHSTYRHDLKIYASDEGRVQMTAAAFAKGLLALEGELTPILVQMVKSANMNGLLDNDLDSLSGCQQRVKARLHEIMQKDEDFTEEDFDKLVPTGSPSMVNSMKSVENPVTTCNKVYSLIQSLISQIQKKLEDPKSADLQLYHSETLEMMLQRWSKLERDFFMKSGRYDISKIPDIYDCVKYDVQHNSSLGLQDTVELFSLSRALADLVIPQEYGINKLEKLEIAYGYCLPLIKKIQLDLQRTHEDESVNKLHPLYSRGVLSPGRRVRTRLYFTSESHVHSLLSIFRYGGLLDEDNDQQWKRAMDYLSAVPELNYMTQIVIMLYEDNNKDPTSEERFHVELHFSPGVKVCEEENTPMGFGFRPASSENDQKQTDPGSLENLVRDEPDRALPLSESVGTQRRSPLIQNRKTSSMEVLSESSSCKAANYRLFPSCSRQSPEMKQSGLGSQCAGLFSTTVLGGSSSAPNLQDYARTHRKKISSGSLTYKDELLSMPAVKRFSVSFAKHPTNGFEGCSMVPSIYPLETLHNSLSLKQVDGFLTAVCENAGDSHTRTTRALSAMFDSQNQPSVDTYIPQRVLSSSASLRQRSERPPWYSSGPSSTVSSAGPSSPNTADTSPRFSFSEKAALTPQSSEEIHSSSHVASQPAPPHSCLPESPPSDPRSVDDPQPQSPDRPSDLIMDSTAYSDSPLPECEQVAEAYSITEAKTDPSPLCSPQVDLSLAMESFSTLPESVTMSVPGSLPVLLELRESSSEAGSSTQTPLSPDEPEEFFNTQETVEVDVWRNGTQSLSHPGTPLEVGAPHASES, translated from the exons ATGTCAAAGCCCAGCAGCCCGGGCGAGAGCCAACGTGGCGCTCCCAAATTCTTTGTGGGCTGCGACGAGGATGAGAGCGAGGGCTTGGACAGCTACGGCAGCATGAGGACTGACATGGAGCTGTACGAAGACGACCTGGAGGCAGACTCG CCTCCAGAGCGTCAGATTGTGGTGGGGATCTGCTGCATGATGAAGAAGTCCAAGTCTAAGCCCATGACGCAGATACTAGAGCGTCTGTGCAAGTTTGAGTACATCACTGTGGTCATCTTTCCTGAGGACGTCATACTCAACGAGCCAGTGGAGAAATGGCCCCTCTGCGACTGCCTCATCTCCTTTCACTCAAAAG GTTTCCCCTTGGATAAGGCTGTGTGTTACGCCAAACTCCGTAATCCTCTGCTGATCAATGACCTTAATATGCAGTACTACATACAGGACAG GAGGGAGGTGTATCGCATCCTACAGGAAGAGGGAATTGACCTACCACGCTATGCTGTTCTGAACAGAGACCCGGACAAACCCGATG agTGTAACCTGGTTGAAGGGGAGGACCACGTGGAGGTGAACGGCGAGATCTTCCCCAAACCCTTTGTAGAGAAGCCAGTCTCAGCAGAAGATCACAATGTGTATATCTATTATCCGACCTCAGCTGGTGGAGGCAGCCAGCGCCTCTTCAGGAAG ATTGGGAGCCGGAGCAGTGTCTATTCCCCTGAGAGCAGCGTCAGAAAGACCGGCTCCTACATCTATGAAGAATTCATGCCTACAGATGGAACGGATGTGAAG GTGTATACAGTAGGGCCTGATTATGCTCATGCTGAGGCTCGCAAGTCTCCTGCCCTGGATGGCAAAGTTGAACGAGACAGTGAAGGAAAAGAAGTACGCTATCCTGTTATGCTCACTGCTATGGAAAAACTAGTGGCTCGCAAAGTGTGTCTGGCTTTCAAG CAAACAGTGTGTGGGTTTGACCTGCTCCGGGCCAACGGACACTCGTACGTGTGTGACGTCAACGGCTTCAGCTTTGTGAAGAATTCTATGAAATATTACGATGATTGTGCCAAGATACTTGG GAACATTGTGATGAGGGAGCTGGCTCCTCAGTTCCATATTCCCTGGTCTATTCCCACTGAGGCAGAGGACATTCCCATAGTCCCAACCACATCCGGCACCAT GATGGAGCTGCGTTGCGTGATCGCGGTGATCCGCCATGGAGACCGAACACCAAAACAGAAGATGAAAATGGAAGTCAGAAATCCCAT GTTTTTTGAGCTGTTTGAAAAGTATGGTGGTTACAAAACCGGCAAGCTGAAGCTTAAGAAACCCAAACAGCTGCAG GAAGTGCTGGACATCAGCAGGCTGTTGTTATCAGATCTGGGGCAACACAGTGACTGTGAGATCGAGGAGAAGAAGTCAAAACTGGAGCAGCTTAAGACTGTTCTGGAAAT GTATGGCCATTTCTCTGGGATAAACAGGAAAGTGCAGCTGACTTACCTTCCACATGGACAGCCTAAGACTTCCAGTGAGGAGGAAG CAGACACACGGAATGAAGGTCCGTCCTTGCTGCTGGTGTTAAAGTGGGGAGGTGAGTTAACTCCAGCGGGACGCGTACAGGCAGAGGAGCTGGGTCGAGCCTTCCGCTGCATGTACCCTGGGGGACAAG GGGATTATGCTGGCTTTCCTGGCTGCGGCCTACTTCGACTCCACAGCACCTACCGCCATGATCTGAAGATCTATGCCTCAGATGAAGGCAGGGTTCAGATGACTGCAGCTGCCTTTGCTAAG GGGTTGTTGGCGCTGGAAGGAGAGCTGACACCAATTTTGGTACAGATGGTGAAGAGTGCTAACATGAACGGCCTGCTGGATAACGACCTAGACTCACTGAGCGGCTGTCAGCAACGTGTCAAAGCCAGGCTTCACGAGATCATGCAAAAAGACGAAGACTTCACTGAAGAAGATTTTGACAAG CTGGTTCCAACTGGAAGCCCCTCAATGGTGAATTCAATGAAATCTGTTGAAAATCCAGTGACAACATGCAACAAAGTCTACAGCCTCATCCAGAGCCTCATTTcccaaatacaaaaaaaactcgAAGATCCCAAATCTGCAG ATCTGCAGTTGTACCACAGCGAGACTTTGGAGATGATGCTGCAGCGCTGGTCTAAACTGGAGAGGGACTTCTTCATGAAGAGTGGACGTTACGACATCAGCAAGATCCCAGATATCTATGACTGTGTGAAGTATGATGTTCAGCACAACAGTTCCCTGGGCCTTCAGGATACCGTGGAACTGTTCAGCCTGTCACGAGCGCTGGCAGATCTTGTGATACCACAG GAATATGGCATTAACAAGTTAGAGAAGTTGGAGATAGCATATGGCTACTGTCTGCCTCTGATCAAGAAGATCCAGCTGGACCTTCAGAGGACTCACGAGGACGAGTCTGTCAACAAGCTCCATCCGCT GTATTCCCGTGGTGTGTTGTCACCAGGCAGGCGTGTACGAACACGACTGTATTTCACCAGCGAGAGTCACGTCCATTCTCTGCTTAGCATTTTCCGCTACGGAGGCCTTCTGGAT GAAGACAATGACCAGCAGTGGAAAAGGGCCATGGACTATCTAAGTGCTGTGCCTGAGCTCAACTATATGACCCAGATTGTTATCATGCTGTATGAGGACAACAACAAG GACCCTACCTCAGAAGAGCGCTTTCATGTTGAGCTGCATTTCAGCCCTGGGGTTAAAGTGTGTGAAGAGGAGAACACACCGATGGGCTTTGGCTTCCGTCCTGCTTCTTCTGAG aaTGACCAGAAGCAGACAGATCCTGGAAGTTTAGAGAACCTTGTGCGGGATGAACCAGATCGAGCATTACCTCTGTCTGAATCTGTAGGCACTCAGCGTAGATCCCCACTGATTCAAAACCGCAAGACTAGCTCCATGGAG GTCCTCTCAGAGAGTTCATCCTGTAAAGCAGCTAACTATCGCCTTTTCCCCTCATGCTCACGCCAGTCTCCAGAGATGAAGCAGAGTGGATTAG GCTCTCAGTGTGCAGGCCTCTTCAGCACCACTGTTCTTGGGGGGTCTTCTAGTGCCCCCAATCTGCAGGATTATGCCCGCACACATCGCAAAAAAATCTCCTCTGGCAGTTTGACCTATAAAGATG aGTTGTTGTCTATGCCGGCAGTAAAGCGATTTTCTGTGTCGTTTGCAAAGCATCCGACTAATG GATTTGAAGGCTGCTCCATGGTGCCCTCTATCTACCCCCTGGAGACGCTGCACAACTCGCTCTCACTCAAACAGGTGGACGGGTTCCTGACGGCAGTGTGTGAGAACGCAGGAGATTCGCACACCAGAACCACTAGAG CTCTCTCAGCTATGTTTGACTCACAGAACCAGCCCTCGGTGGACACGTATATTCCTCAGAGGGTGCTGTCCTCCTCTGCATCTCTACGCCAACGCTCTGAGCGACCTCCCTGGT ACAGCAGCGGTCCTTCCAGCACTGTGTCCAGCGCAGGTCCCTCGTCCCCCAACACAGCAGACACTTCTCCTCGTTTCAGCTTCAGTGAGAAAGCAGCTCTTACACCGCAGAGCAGTGAGGAGATTCACTCGTCCTCCCATGTTGCCAGCCAGCCTGCTCCTCCGCACTCCTGTCTTCCTGAAAGCCCTCCTTCTGACCCACGCTCTGTCGATGACCCCCAACCCCAAAGTCCAGACAGACCTAGTGACCTCATCATGGACAGCACAGCATATTCAGACTCCCCACTTCCAGAGTGCGAACAGGTTGCTGAGGCTTATAGTATCACTGAAGCCAAAACAGACCCCAGTCCTCTCTGTTCTCCTCAAGTTGACCTCAGCCTGGCCATGGAGTCCTTCTCTACCCTGCCTGAATCTGTGACCATGTCTGTCCCAGGTTCTTTGCCCGTGCTCTTGGAGCTGCGTGAGAGCAGTTCAGAGGCTGGTTCCAGCACCCAAACTCCCCTGAGCCCTGACGAGCCTGAAGAATTCTTCAACACCCAGGAGACAGTGGAG GTGGATGTGTGGAGGAACGGCACACAGAGTCTCTCTCACCCCGGCACTCCGTTAGAGGTCGGCGCTCCACATGCCTCTGAGTCCTGA